A region from the Candidatus Tenderia electrophaga genome encodes:
- a CDS encoding NADH:ubiquinone oxidoreductase subunit M (Catalyzes the transfer of electrons from NADH to quinone): MSDLPLLSLVIWLPIIGGLLVLAVGAGGNNNAVRWSALAVSVVTFLVSLPLWTGFDTTTAQMQFVEQAAWIPAFNIVYHLGVDGISMPLILLTTFTTILVVIAGWEVIQYKVAQYMAAFLIMEGMMNGVFAALDAVLFYVFWEGMLIPMFLVIGIWGGVRRIYATIKFFLYTFLGSVLLLVSLIYLYFQTGNFQILDFHTVQIGMTAQILMFLGMLIAFAVKVPMWPVHTWLPDAHVEAPTGGSVILAAIMLKLGAYGFVRFMLPMLPDASAELDWLVITLSLIAVVYIALVALVQEDMKKLVAYSSISHMGFVTLGFFLVFSIYEQTGSVSGAAMGMEGALVQMISHGFVSGAMFLCIGVMYDRMHSRKISDYGGVVNTMPWFATLLVFFAMANAGLPGTSGFVGEFMVVLSAFQANFWYAFLAATTLILGAAYTLWMVKRVVFGDIKNDNVASLKDINAREALVLGSLAVMVLLLGIYPAPLLEVMHATVDNLLQQAVTSKI, encoded by the coding sequence ATGTCGGATTTACCGCTCCTCAGTTTGGTTATATGGCTGCCGATTATCGGAGGCTTGCTCGTGTTGGCCGTCGGTGCCGGCGGCAATAATAATGCCGTGCGCTGGTCGGCTCTGGCGGTTTCCGTGGTTACCTTTTTAGTCTCCCTGCCGCTTTGGACGGGGTTTGACACCACCACGGCGCAGATGCAATTCGTCGAGCAGGCGGCCTGGATTCCGGCCTTTAATATCGTCTATCACCTGGGCGTGGACGGTATCTCCATGCCCTTGATCCTGTTGACCACCTTCACCACCATCCTGGTGGTAATCGCCGGTTGGGAGGTGATCCAGTACAAAGTCGCCCAGTACATGGCCGCCTTTCTGATCATGGAAGGGATGATGAACGGCGTCTTCGCCGCGCTCGATGCGGTGTTGTTCTATGTCTTTTGGGAGGGCATGCTCATCCCCATGTTCCTGGTTATAGGTATCTGGGGCGGGGTGCGCCGTATCTACGCCACCATCAAGTTCTTCCTGTACACCTTCCTCGGTTCCGTGTTGTTGTTGGTCTCGCTGATCTATCTCTATTTTCAGACCGGTAACTTCCAGATCCTGGATTTCCATACCGTACAGATCGGTATGACGGCGCAGATCCTGATGTTCCTGGGGATGCTTATCGCCTTCGCCGTCAAGGTGCCCATGTGGCCGGTGCATACCTGGCTGCCCGATGCCCACGTCGAAGCGCCCACCGGTGGCTCGGTGATCCTGGCGGCTATTATGCTGAAGCTGGGCGCCTATGGTTTTGTCCGTTTCATGTTGCCCATGTTGCCCGACGCCAGCGCCGAACTGGACTGGCTGGTGATCACCTTGTCGCTGATCGCGGTGGTCTACATCGCCTTGGTGGCTCTGGTGCAGGAGGATATGAAGAAACTGGTGGCCTACTCATCCATCTCGCACATGGGTTTCGTCACCCTGGGCTTCTTCCTGGTCTTTTCCATCTACGAGCAGACCGGCAGTGTCTCGGGTGCCGCCATGGGCATGGAAGGTGCCCTGGTGCAGATGATTTCGCATGGTTTTGTTTCGGGCGCCATGTTCCTTTGTATTGGCGTCATGTATGACCGTATGCACTCGCGCAAGATCAGCGACTACGGCGGCGTGGTGAACACCATGCCCTGGTTCGCCACCTTGCTGGTATTTTTCGCCATGGCCAACGCCGGCTTGCCGGGCACGTCCGGTTTTGTCGGCGAGTTTATGGTGGTGCTGAGCGCCTTCCAGGCCAATTTCTGGTACGCCTTTCTGGCGGCCACCACCTTGATCCTGGGCGCCGCCTACACCCTGTGGATGGTGAAGCGCGTGGTGTTCGGCGATATTAAGAACGACAACGTGGCATCGCTGAAGGATATCAACGCGCGAGAGGCGCTGGTGTTGGGTTCCCTGGCTGTAATGGTTTTGCTGCTCGGTATTTATCCGGCGCCGCTGCTGGAGGTGATGCACGCCACGGTGGATAACCTGTTGCAGCAGGCCGTGACCTCTAAAATTTGA
- a CDS encoding NADH:ubiquinone oxidoreductase subunit N, translating into MNFEVPNFVPALPEIFVLAMACFILILDLFIKQSDRVLTYLLSIATLAGAAILTISLSDGTRQLTFNGSFVSDPMGDVLKVFIYLVTAVAFLYSRQYLQKRDLFKGEYYVLGLFAVLGMMVMVSAHSMLTVYLGLELLSLCLYAMVAFQRDSVTSTEAAMKYFILGALASGMLLYGMSMIYGASGSLDLGEIGAYVALNSDSTVLLFGLTFVIVGLAFKLGAVPFHMWLPDVYHGAPTTVTVFIGTAPKIAAFAMVMRLLVEGLGGLHTEWLTLLVVLAVLSITIGNIIAIAQTNIKRMLAYSTISHVGFILLGILAGTENGYSSAMFYVVVYSLMTLGGFGMVILLSRAGFEADKLDDFKGLNERSPWMAFMMLILMFSMAGVPPTVGFYAKLSVLQAVVEIDLVWLAVYAVIFSVIGAFYYLRIIKLMYFDKPEDTAQIEAGMDMRIVLSANSLGMLLLGIYPAALMQWCMAVM; encoded by the coding sequence GTGAATTTTGAAGTGCCGAATTTTGTACCCGCATTGCCCGAGATATTTGTCTTGGCCATGGCGTGTTTTATTTTGATCCTCGATCTGTTCATCAAGCAGAGTGACCGGGTCTTGACCTACCTGTTGTCGATAGCGACCTTGGCCGGTGCCGCCATCCTGACCATCAGCCTGTCGGACGGTACCCGCCAGTTGACCTTCAACGGCAGCTTCGTGTCCGATCCCATGGGCGACGTGCTCAAGGTCTTTATATATCTGGTGACGGCGGTGGCGTTTCTGTATTCGCGTCAGTATCTGCAAAAGCGTGATCTGTTTAAGGGCGAGTATTATGTCCTGGGCCTGTTTGCCGTGCTGGGTATGATGGTCATGGTCTCCGCCCACAGCATGTTGACGGTGTATCTCGGTCTCGAACTGCTGTCCCTATGCCTTTATGCCATGGTGGCCTTTCAGCGTGACTCGGTGACTTCCACCGAGGCGGCTATGAAATACTTCATTCTCGGCGCCCTGGCCTCGGGCATGCTGCTCTACGGCATGTCGATGATCTACGGCGCCTCGGGCAGTCTCGATTTGGGTGAGATCGGCGCCTACGTGGCTCTCAACAGCGATAGCACCGTGCTGCTGTTCGGTCTGACCTTCGTTATCGTCGGTCTGGCCTTCAAGCTGGGTGCCGTGCCGTTCCATATGTGGCTGCCCGATGTCTATCACGGCGCGCCGACGACGGTAACGGTATTCATCGGTACCGCGCCCAAGATCGCCGCCTTCGCCATGGTCATGCGCCTGCTGGTGGAAGGCTTGGGGGGGCTGCACACCGAATGGCTGACCTTGCTGGTGGTGTTGGCGGTGCTCTCCATCACCATCGGTAACATCATCGCCATCGCCCAGACCAATATCAAGCGCATGCTGGCGTACTCGACCATTTCCCATGTCGGTTTTATCCTGCTGGGTATCCTGGCGGGCACCGAAAATGGCTACTCTTCGGCCATGTTTTATGTGGTGGTGTATTCGCTCATGACGCTGGGTGGCTTCGGTATGGTTATATTGCTCAGCCGCGCCGGTTTCGAGGCCGATAAGCTGGACGATTTCAAGGGTCTGAACGAACGCAGCCCGTGGATGGCTTTCATGATGTTGATCCTCATGTTCTCCATGGCCGGGGTGCCGCCCACCGTCGGTTTCTACGCCAAGCTGTCGGTGTTGCAGGCCGTTGTTGAGATCGACCTGGTTTGGCTTGCCGTATATGCAGTCATCTTCTCCGTCATCGGCGCCTTCTACTATTTGCGTATCATCAAGTTGATGTATTTCGATAAGCCGGAGGACACGGCCCAGATCGAGGCGGGTATGGACATGCGCATCGTGCTCTCCGCCAATAGCTTGGGGATGCTGTTGCTGGGTATCTATCCGGCCGCCCTGATGCAATGGTGTATGGCGGTAATGTGA
- a CDS encoding stationary phase survival protein SurE, which produces MRILVSNDDGFQAPGIQVLAQILRSMAEVTVVAPDRNRSGASNSLTLERPLRPRTIEENLISVDGTPTDCVHLAITGLLQHEPDMVIAGINAGANLGDDVLYSGTVAAATEGRFLGLPAIAVSLVGEQLIHYDTAARAAITLIKRLHNNPLPVDTILNINVPDVPWDKLEGFEATRLGRRHKSEPVIRSHDPRGREIFWVGPAGAEQDAGPGTDFHAIRYNRVSVTPIQIDLTRYTALDQVASWLHGVK; this is translated from the coding sequence ATGCGCATTTTGGTTAGTAATGATGATGGTTTCCAGGCCCCGGGCATCCAGGTCTTGGCCCAGATCTTGCGCAGCATGGCGGAGGTCACCGTCGTGGCCCCGGATCGCAATCGCAGCGGTGCCAGCAACTCCCTCACTCTGGAACGTCCCCTCAGGCCGCGCACTATCGAAGAGAATCTGATTTCCGTGGACGGCACGCCGACCGATTGCGTGCACCTGGCCATTACCGGATTGTTGCAGCATGAGCCGGACATGGTGATTGCCGGCATCAACGCCGGGGCCAATCTGGGCGATGATGTGCTGTACTCCGGTACCGTGGCGGCGGCGACGGAAGGACGATTTCTCGGTCTGCCCGCCATCGCCGTATCGCTGGTGGGTGAGCAGCTGATCCATTACGATACCGCGGCGCGGGCCGCCATCACCTTGATCAAGCGCTTGCACAATAACCCGCTGCCGGTCGATACCATCCTCAATATCAATGTGCCCGACGTGCCGTGGGACAAGCTGGAAGGCTTCGAGGCCACGCGCCTGGGACGACGCCACAAATCGGAGCCGGTGATCCGCAGTCACGATCCGCGCGGCCGCGAAATCTTCTGGGTTGGTCCCGCCGGCGCCGAGCAGGACGCCGGCCCCGGCACGGATTTTCACGCCATCCGTTATAACCGCGTTTCGGTAACCCCTATCCAAATCGATTTGACCCGCTACACGGCTCTGGATCAGGTGGCGAGCTGGCTGCATGGAGTGAAGTAA
- the pcm gene encoding protein-L-isoaspartate O-methyltransferase (catalyzes the methyl esterification of L-isoaspartyl residues that are formed in damaged proteins), producing MTSQRTRERLVSRLRESGIRNKKVLEVMLKTPRHVFVDEALGSRAYDDTALPIGFGQTISQPYIVARMTEILLETGLCDKVLEIGTGSGYQAAVLSQLVGQVYSVERIGALLTRARKRIRALNLYNVRMKTFDGHLGWRENAPYDAIILTAAPEEIPPELLAQLKHGGRLIAPVGVAGQQQLHLIMHTPSGYECSIIEDVSFVPLLPGNR from the coding sequence ATGACGTCGCAGCGCACCCGTGAACGCCTGGTGAGCCGGTTGCGCGAGTCGGGCATCCGCAACAAGAAGGTGCTGGAGGTGATGCTGAAGACACCACGCCACGTCTTCGTCGACGAAGCCTTGGGCAGCCGCGCCTATGATGATACCGCCCTGCCTATCGGCTTTGGTCAGACCATTTCCCAGCCCTACATCGTCGCCCGTATGACTGAGATCCTGCTCGAGACCGGTCTCTGCGACAAGGTGCTTGAGATCGGCACCGGCTCCGGTTATCAGGCCGCGGTGCTGTCCCAGCTCGTGGGGCAAGTGTATAGCGTGGAACGTATCGGCGCATTGTTGACCCGGGCGCGCAAACGTATTCGCGCACTCAATCTCTACAACGTGCGCATGAAGACCTTCGACGGCCACCTGGGCTGGCGCGAAAACGCGCCTTACGACGCGATCATTCTCACCGCCGCGCCGGAGGAGATACCGCCGGAATTGCTGGCGCAATTGAAGCACGGCGGGCGCCTGATCGCGCCGGTGGGGGTTGCCGGGCAGCAGCAGCTCCATTTGATTATGCACACGCCCAGCGGTTACGAATGTTCGATTATTGAGGATGTGAGTTTCGTCCCCTTGTTGCCGGGGAATCGGTAA
- a CDS encoding RNA polymerase sigma factor RpoS translates to MVDKRDDDSAVDENVELKGVDEELKTRSSWPEDEDSGSKPAATAPQENAESSWQSVETSLDATRLYLNEIGFSPLLTAEQEVYYSRLAQKGDEAARKKMIESNLRLVVKIARYYMKRGLAFLDLIEEGNLGLIHAVEKFDPERGFRFSTYATWWIRQTIERALMNQTRTIRLPVHVVKQINSYQKAARRLAQTLDHEPSAEEVAENLDLPLKDVQNILGLSEQLSTVESANLDKDKMLQETVADDKQLDPSSVLQMEEVQACLHDWLAQLNDKQRQVVEQRFGLNGDDVATLEEVGERIGVTRERVRQIQVEALKKLRKILEKEGVSGDQLLG, encoded by the coding sequence GTGGTTGATAAGCGGGATGATGACAGCGCCGTTGACGAGAATGTTGAATTGAAAGGCGTTGATGAAGAGTTGAAAACGAGGTCGTCATGGCCCGAAGATGAGGACAGCGGCAGCAAGCCGGCTGCAACAGCTCCCCAGGAAAATGCAGAGTCATCCTGGCAATCGGTGGAAACCTCCCTGGACGCGACGCGCCTGTATCTCAATGAGATCGGATTTTCGCCTTTGCTGACGGCGGAGCAAGAGGTCTATTACTCGCGCCTGGCCCAAAAAGGGGACGAGGCGGCGCGTAAGAAAATGATCGAGAGCAACCTGCGCCTGGTAGTCAAGATTGCGCGTTACTACATGAAACGCGGTCTGGCCTTTCTCGATCTGATCGAAGAGGGCAACCTGGGTCTGATTCATGCGGTGGAGAAGTTCGATCCCGAACGCGGTTTTCGTTTTTCCACCTATGCCACCTGGTGGATTCGCCAGACCATCGAACGCGCACTGATGAATCAAACCCGCACCATTCGTCTGCCAGTGCACGTGGTCAAGCAAATCAACAGCTATCAAAAGGCGGCGCGCAGGCTGGCCCAGACCCTCGACCACGAGCCCAGCGCCGAAGAGGTGGCAGAGAACCTGGATCTGCCGCTCAAGGATGTGCAGAACATCCTCGGCCTGAGCGAACAACTGTCCACGGTGGAGTCGGCCAATCTCGACAAGGACAAAATGCTGCAAGAGACGGTGGCCGACGACAAGCAGCTCGATCCCTCATCCGTGCTGCAAATGGAAGAGGTGCAGGCCTGTCTGCATGACTGGCTGGCCCAGCTCAATGACAAGCAACGGCAAGTGGTGGAGCAGCGCTTCGGCCTCAACGGCGACGACGTGGCTACCCTGGAAGAAGTGGGCGAGCGTATCGGCGTGACCCGCGAACGGGTCCGCCAAATTCAGGTGGAGGCGCTGAAAAAGCTGCGCAAGATTCTGGAAAAAGAGGGTGTGTCCGGCGACCAACTATTGGGCTAG
- a CDS encoding glutamate-pyruvate aminotransferase: MIEEFPRIKRLPPYVFNIVNDLKAKARARGEDIIDFGMGNPDQPTPKHIVDKLVEAAQRGDTHRYSLSRGIPRLRKAICTWYRNRYQVELDYDSEAIVTIGSKEGLAHLALATVGPGDAVLVPNPSYPIHPYGFVIAGADIRHVPIVPGGDFFDELEKAIRDSWPKPKMLVLNFPSNPTTQCVELEFFEKVVAIAKEHQIWVVHDLAYADIVFDGYKAPSILQVPGAKEVAVEFFTLSKSYNMPGWRVGFMVGNPVLVAALARMKSYLDYGMFTPVQVAAIHALEASQECVTEICAMYQSRRDVLCNGLNSIGWQVEPPKGTMFVWAPIPEQYRHMGSLEFSKKLLKEAKVAVSPGVGFGEYGDDFVRFGLIENEHRTRQAIRGIRDMLRHDAQA, encoded by the coding sequence TTGATCGAAGAATTTCCGAGAATAAAACGACTGCCGCCGTATGTCTTTAATATCGTCAACGACCTCAAGGCCAAGGCCCGGGCCCGCGGCGAGGACATTATCGATTTCGGCATGGGCAACCCGGATCAGCCCACGCCCAAGCACATTGTCGACAAGCTGGTGGAGGCGGCGCAACGCGGCGATACCCACCGTTATTCCCTCTCGCGCGGCATTCCGCGGCTGAGGAAGGCGATCTGCACCTGGTACCGCAACCGCTACCAGGTTGAGTTGGACTATGACAGCGAGGCCATCGTCACCATCGGCTCCAAGGAAGGGCTGGCCCATCTGGCCCTGGCCACCGTGGGGCCGGGCGACGCCGTGCTGGTGCCCAATCCCTCGTATCCGATACATCCCTACGGCTTCGTCATCGCCGGGGCGGACATCCGCCACGTGCCCATCGTGCCGGGCGGTGACTTTTTCGACGAGCTGGAAAAGGCCATCCGCGACTCCTGGCCCAAGCCCAAGATGCTGGTGCTGAATTTCCCCAGCAATCCCACCACTCAGTGCGTCGAGCTGGAATTCTTCGAAAAGGTGGTGGCCATCGCCAAGGAGCACCAGATCTGGGTGGTCCATGATCTGGCCTATGCGGATATCGTCTTCGACGGCTACAAGGCGCCCTCCATCCTGCAGGTGCCGGGGGCCAAAGAGGTGGCGGTGGAATTCTTCACCCTGTCGAAAAGCTACAACATGCCCGGCTGGCGCGTCGGTTTCATGGTGGGCAATCCCGTCCTGGTGGCGGCGCTGGCGCGCATGAAATCCTATCTCGACTACGGCATGTTCACGCCGGTGCAGGTGGCCGCCATCCACGCCCTGGAGGCCTCGCAGGAATGCGTCACGGAGATCTGCGCCATGTACCAGAGTCGCCGCGACGTGCTCTGCAACGGCCTTAACTCCATCGGTTGGCAGGTGGAGCCGCCCAAGGGCACCATGTTCGTGTGGGCGCCGATCCCCGAGCAATATCGCCACATGGGCTCGCTGGAGTTTTCGAAAAAGCTGCTCAAAGAGGCTAAAGTTGCCGTATCGCCCGGGGTCGGGTTCGGCGAATACGGCGATGATTTTGTGCGCTTCGGTCTGATCGAAAACGAACATCGCACGCGCCAGGCGATTCGCGGTATTCGTGATATGCTGCGCCACGATGCGCAAGCATAA
- a CDS encoding homoserine dehydrogenase (catalyzes the formation of L-aspartate 4-semialdehyde from L-homoserine), with product MKPVKVGLLGLGTVGGGTVSVLQRNAEEIQRRAGRGIEIAIAAARDLDKERPFDSSKIELTTDPQAVVSHPEVEVVIELIGGTDTARELVMQAIANDKHVVTANKALIAKHGNEIFAAAQKQGVMVAFEAAVAGGIPIIKAIREGLAGNRIEWLAGIINGTGNFILTEMRDKGRDFADVLAEAQKLGYAEADPTFDVEGIDAAHKLTILASIAFGIPLQFDACYTEGISHITPEDVEYAEELGYRIKHLGVSRRTDSGVELRVHPTLIPYRRLIANVDGVMNAVLVKGDAVGPTLYYGAGAGADPTASAVVADVVDVVRVLTADPENRVPHLAFQPDQLSDLPVLPMADIETAYYLRLEASDKPGVLADVTRILADLDISIEALLQKEPAEEAASVPVIILTHRIREGRMNDAISRIEALATIQGKVTRIRLEALDA from the coding sequence TTGAAACCAGTTAAAGTCGGTTTGTTGGGCTTAGGAACGGTCGGCGGCGGTACCGTCAGTGTTTTGCAACGCAATGCGGAGGAGATCCAGCGCCGTGCCGGGCGCGGCATCGAAATCGCCATCGCCGCCGCCCGGGACCTCGATAAAGAACGCCCCTTCGACAGCTCCAAAATCGAACTCACCACCGATCCTCAGGCCGTGGTCAGCCACCCCGAGGTGGAGGTGGTGATCGAGCTCATCGGCGGCACCGACACCGCCCGCGAATTGGTGATGCAGGCCATCGCCAACGACAAGCACGTGGTCACCGCCAATAAGGCGCTGATCGCCAAGCACGGCAACGAAATCTTCGCCGCCGCGCAAAAGCAGGGCGTGATGGTGGCCTTCGAGGCCGCCGTGGCCGGCGGCATCCCCATCATCAAGGCCATCCGCGAGGGCCTGGCGGGCAATCGCATCGAATGGCTGGCCGGCATTATCAACGGCACCGGCAACTTCATCCTCACCGAGATGCGCGACAAGGGCCGCGACTTCGCCGACGTACTGGCCGAGGCGCAGAAACTGGGATATGCCGAGGCCGATCCCACCTTCGATGTGGAAGGTATCGATGCCGCCCACAAGCTCACTATCCTGGCCTCTATCGCCTTCGGCATCCCCTTGCAATTCGACGCCTGTTATACCGAAGGCATCAGCCACATCACCCCCGAAGACGTGGAATACGCCGAGGAACTGGGCTATCGCATCAAGCACCTGGGCGTGTCGCGCCGCACCGATAGCGGCGTAGAATTGCGCGTGCATCCGACCCTGATCCCGTATCGTCGCCTGATCGCCAATGTGGACGGGGTCATGAACGCCGTGCTGGTCAAGGGTGATGCCGTCGGGCCCACACTGTATTACGGCGCCGGCGCCGGCGCCGACCCCACCGCCTCCGCCGTGGTGGCTGACGTGGTCGACGTGGTGCGGGTGCTGACCGCCGATCCGGAGAACCGGGTGCCGCATCTGGCCTTCCAGCCCGACCAGCTGTCGGATCTGCCGGTGTTGCCCATGGCCGATATCGAGACCGCCTACTACCTGCGCCTGGAGGCCAGCGACAAGCCCGGCGTGTTGGCCGACGTCACCCGTATCCTGGCCGACTTGGATATCAGCATCGAGGCCCTGCTGCAGAAAGAGCCGGCCGAAGAGGCCGCCAGCGTGCCGGTGATCATCCTCACCCATCGCATCCGCGAGGGGCGCATGAATGACGCCATCAGCCGCATCGAGGCGCTGGCGACCATCCAGGGCAAGGTGACGCGCATCCGACTTGAGGCCTTAGACGCCTAA
- a CDS encoding threonine synthase — translation MPFRPRYTGLIEKYRDRLPVHDDTRIISLGEGNTPLIRLNNIPRELGKDVDIYVKYEGLNPTGSFKDRGMTMAVTKAVEEGSKAIICASTGNTSAAAAAYAARAGITAFVLIPEGKIALGKLSQAMMHGAVVIQIRGNFDAGMQIVKDVAKQAPVTIVNSINPYRLQGQKTAAFEIVEELECAPDYHCLPVGNAGNISAHWMGYKEYKEHGIVNKLPHMVGYQATGSAPFMRGAMVDDPDTVATAIRIGHPQSWDLAWKLKEESNGWFDECSDAEILAAQKLLAQKEGVFCEPASAASLAGAMRDIQSGKIPEGSKIVCTLTGHGLKDPDVAIEQSKGGMVTVEASMDAVKQAILDNMAD, via the coding sequence ATGCCTTTCCGTCCCCGCTATACCGGCCTGATCGAAAAATACCGCGACCGCCTGCCGGTGCACGACGACACCCGCATCATCAGCCTGGGCGAGGGCAACACGCCGCTGATCCGCCTTAACAACATCCCGCGTGAGCTGGGCAAGGACGTGGATATCTACGTCAAATACGAAGGCCTCAACCCCACCGGTTCCTTCAAGGACCGCGGCATGACCATGGCCGTGACCAAGGCGGTGGAAGAGGGCAGCAAGGCCATCATCTGCGCCTCCACCGGCAATACTTCGGCTGCTGCCGCGGCCTATGCCGCACGCGCCGGTATCACCGCCTTCGTGCTGATCCCGGAAGGCAAGATCGCCCTGGGCAAGCTCTCCCAGGCCATGATGCACGGCGCCGTGGTGATCCAGATCAGGGGCAACTTCGACGCCGGCATGCAGATCGTGAAGGACGTGGCTAAACAGGCGCCGGTCACCATCGTCAACTCCATCAATCCCTATCGCCTGCAGGGCCAGAAGACCGCCGCCTTCGAGATCGTCGAAGAGCTGGAGTGCGCGCCCGACTACCACTGCCTGCCGGTGGGCAACGCCGGTAACATCTCGGCCCACTGGATGGGGTACAAAGAGTACAAAGAGCACGGCATCGTCAACAAGCTGCCGCACATGGTGGGTTATCAGGCCACCGGTTCCGCGCCCTTCATGCGCGGCGCGATGGTTGACGACCCCGACACCGTCGCCACCGCCATCCGCATCGGTCATCCGCAGAGCTGGGATCTGGCCTGGAAACTGAAAGAGGAGTCCAACGGCTGGTTCGACGAGTGCAGCGATGCAGAGATCCTGGCGGCGCAGAAACTGCTGGCGCAGAAAGAGGGTGTCTTCTGCGAGCCCGCCTCCGCCGCCTCCCTGGCCGGCGCCATGCGCGATATCCAGAGCGGCAAGATCCCCGAAGGCAGCAAGATCGTCTGCACCCTTACCGGGCACGGTTTGAAGGATCCGGACGTGGCCATCGAGCAAAGCAAGGGCGGCATGGTCACCGTCGAGGCCAGCATGGATGCGGTCAAGCAGGCGATTCTGGACAATATGGCGGATTAA
- a CDS encoding RND transporter — protein sequence MPQLITAPGEAVVNRYRTSVVTPRVDAQVVKRHVQLGDHVDAGQALVTLSSVAMATAQGALLEADTELRRVKQLGRDVVSEKRFVTAQVAYQQARAQVGAYGMSDRQIDALIRQGDAARADGRFQLLAPQAGTVINDPFVIGQIVAPGYELLRITDESRIWVEARLPVNEAEWIMKDVAAIVTVGDTQLNGKVVQLHHQLDDTTRTRAVHIEVANPDHRLHPGQFVNVVIEGKAQQAQQGIVVPKAAVMRSKDGDWQVFVETAPGRFEAKEVALLRTAGERVMIDGIAPGTTVVARGAFFVQSEIAKGGFEIHNH from the coding sequence CTGCCGCAATTGATCACCGCCCCGGGCGAGGCGGTGGTCAACCGCTATCGCACCAGTGTGGTCACGCCGCGGGTCGATGCCCAGGTCGTCAAACGGCACGTGCAGCTCGGCGATCATGTCGATGCCGGCCAGGCGCTGGTCACCTTGAGCAGCGTGGCCATGGCCACAGCCCAGGGGGCTTTGTTGGAGGCGGATACCGAATTGCGCCGGGTGAAACAGCTGGGGCGCGACGTGGTGTCGGAAAAGCGTTTCGTCACCGCCCAGGTGGCCTACCAACAGGCGCGTGCCCAAGTCGGCGCCTACGGCATGAGCGATCGCCAGATCGACGCGTTGATTCGCCAGGGCGATGCCGCCCGGGCCGACGGCCGCTTTCAACTGCTGGCGCCGCAAGCCGGTACCGTTATCAACGACCCGTTCGTTATCGGCCAGATCGTGGCACCGGGCTATGAATTGTTGCGTATCACCGATGAATCACGCATCTGGGTGGAGGCGCGCTTACCGGTCAATGAAGCGGAGTGGATTATGAAAGACGTTGCCGCCATTGTCACCGTGGGCGACACCCAGCTCAACGGCAAAGTGGTGCAGCTACACCATCAACTGGACGACACCACCCGCACCCGCGCGGTACACATCGAGGTGGCCAATCCCGACCACCGTTTGCACCCCGGTCAGTTTGTGAACGTGGTCATTGAAGGCAAAGCGCAGCAGGCACAACAAGGCATCGTGGTGCCGAAGGCGGCCGTCATGCGCAGCAAAGACGGCGATTGGCAGGTGTTCGTCGAGACCGCACCCGGGCGTTTTGAAGCCAAAGAGGTGGCACTGCTGCGCACGGCGGGCGAGCGGGTCATGATCGACGGCATCGCGCCAGGCACCACCGTCGTCGCCCGAGGGGCCTTCTTCGTGCAATCCGAAATCGCCAAGGGCGGTTTTGAAATCCACAATCACTGA